From Spirosoma agri, one genomic window encodes:
- a CDS encoding VanZ family protein yields MRLLYVLIFALVVLVFYLSWIPNPRLNDVWFIPGWLARWTDTPANEDIRTAVPFVFLGLCTGVLLPTPGRSYYRWFIAWLLLVGVVALAEAGQLLLPRRAFRLADIAWGAVGALVGMLAAFALISLKNRFKA; encoded by the coding sequence ATGCGTCTGCTCTACGTCCTGATTTTCGCTTTGGTTGTTCTGGTCTTTTATCTGAGCTGGATTCCTAATCCGAGATTAAACGATGTCTGGTTCATTCCCGGCTGGTTGGCGCGCTGGACAGATACGCCCGCTAATGAGGATATCCGAACGGCTGTTCCTTTTGTATTTTTAGGGCTGTGCACAGGTGTTTTATTGCCTACCCCCGGCCGATCGTACTACCGCTGGTTCATCGCGTGGCTGCTTCTCGTAGGTGTTGTTGCACTGGCCGAAGCGGGTCAGTTGTTACTTCCGCGCCGGGCGTTCCGATTGGCTGACATTGCCTGGGGTGCTGTTGGCGCGCTCGTCGGTATGCTCGCGGCTTTTGCGCTGATCAGCCTCAAAAACCGGTTCAAGGCTTAA